A single region of the Triticum dicoccoides isolate Atlit2015 ecotype Zavitan chromosome 2B, WEW_v2.0, whole genome shotgun sequence genome encodes:
- the LOC119368141 gene encoding subtilisin-like protease 4: protein MDNRIHGGCSPPRLALRVASVLLFLCVAATPAASHGPHGNDTGLHKNFLIIVRSPYEYDTKLYKNTSSWHASLLAEVCDMAKEAIENDPSSVTRLLYSYRNVVNGFSARLTVEELEEMKKKDWFYKAYPEKTYHLMTTHTPKMLGLMGEGIIIGVLDDGIYAGHPSFDGEGMKPPPKKWTGRCDFNNTVCNNKLIGARSFFESAKWKWKGIDDPVLPINEGQHGTHTSSTAAGAFVPDANISGLAVGTAVGMAPRAHIAFYQVCFETKGCDRDDILAAVDDAIEDGVDVLSMSLGGNPDADFSEDPVSLGGYTAALNGVFVSTAAGNIGPNPATVANGAPWLLTVGASTTDRRFAATVKLGSGDELDGESLSEVKDYGKELRPLARDVGDGKCTSDTVLSAENVTGKIVICEAGGTPSTAKAKMVEKAGGFGMIVVTPEVFGPVIIPRPHVIPTVQVPNKVGQKLKAYLQSEKEATANFILKGTSFDTPRSPMMAPFSARGPNLQSRGILKPDIIGPGVNILAGVPGIADLVLPPKAEMPKFDVKSGTSMSCPHLAGVAALMKNAHPTWSPAAIKSALMTTTETTDNEKKPFLDVDGTQATYFATGAGHVNPKKAMDPGLVYNLSASDYVPYLCGLNYTDQQVNSIIHPEPAVDCTKITKIAEKDLNYPSITIIVDKADTVVNATRAVTNVGVASSTYEMEVEAPKSVTVEVTPTKLEFKELDEVLNYTVSVKAKAVPEGAIEGQLKWVSSKHIVRSPILLPGDGEEEATSGAEGPSAHVSSLLE from the coding sequence ATGGACAATCGAATCCATGGAGGATGCTCGCCACCGCGTCTCGCCCTCCGCGTCGCCTCCGTCCTCCTCTTCCTGTGCGTAGCCGCGACCCCGGCGGCGAGCCATGGCCCCCATGGCAATGACACCGGCCTGCACAAGAACTTCCTCATCATCGTGCGCAGCCCGTACGAGTACGACACGAAGCTGTACAAGAACACGTCGAGCTGGCACGCGTCGCTCCTGGCCGAGGTGTGCGACATGGCCAAGGAAGCGATCGAGAATGACCCCTCCTCCGTGACCCGGCTCCTATACTCGTACCGCAACGTCGTCAATGGCTTCTCCGCCCGTCTGACGGTGGAGGAGCTGGAGGAGATGAAAAAGAAGGACTGGTTTTACAAGGCCTATCCTGAGAAGACGTACCACCTCATGACCACGCACACGCCCAAGATGCTGGGGCTCATGGGCGAGGGCATCATCATCGGGGTCCTCGACGACGGCATCTACGCCGGCCACCCGTCGTTCGACGGCGAGGGAATGAAGCCGCCGCCCAAGAAGTGGACTGGCCGCTGCGACTTCAACAACACGGTGTGCAACAACAAGCTCATCGGCGCGCGGTCCTTCTTCGAGTCGGCCAAGTGGAAGTGGAAGGGCATCGACGACCCGGTGCTCCCGATCAACGAGGGCCAGCACGGGACGCACACGTCCAGCACCGCCGCCGGCGCGTTCGTGCCCGACGCCAACATATCCGGCCTCGCGGTGGGCACGGCGGTCGGCATGGCGCCCCGCGCGCACATCGCCTTCTACCAGGTGTGCTTCGAGACGAAGGGCTGCGACCGGGATGACATACTGGCGGCGGTCGACGATGCCATCGAGGACGGCGTCGACGTGCTCTCTATGTCTCTTGGCGGGAACCCGGACGCTGACTTCTCGGAGGACCCCGTCTCGCTCGGAGGATACACCGCTGCCCTCAACGGCGTGTTCGTCAGCACGGCGGCTGGCAACATCGGCCCCAACCCGGCAACCGTCGCCAACGGGGCACCGTGGCTTCTCACCGTGGGGGCGAGCACCACCGACAGGCGGTTCGCGGCCACCGTGAAGCTTGGCAGTGGAGATGAACTTGACGGCGAGTCGCTCAGCGAAGTCAAGGACTACGGGAAGGAGCTGCGGCCGTTGGCGCGCGACGTGGGCGACGGTAAGTGCACCAGCGACACCGTGTTGAGCGCGGAGAACGTCACCGGGAAGATCGTCATTTGCGAGGCTggcggcacccctagcaccgccaaGGCCAAAATGGTCGAAAAGGCCGGCGGGTTCGGCATGATCGTCGTCACCCCTGAGGTGTTCGGCCCGGTGATCATCCCAAGGCCCCACGTCATCCCGACGGTGCAAGTGCCCAACAAAGTCGGGCAGAAGCTCAAGGCCTACCTGcagtccgagaaagaagccacggcGAACTTCATCTTGAAAGGAACGTCGTTCGACACCCCGCGATCGCCGATGATGGCGCCGTTCTCGGCGCGGGGGCCGAACCTGCAAAGCCGGGGGATTCTAAAGCCTGACATCATCGGCCCGGGAGTGAACATACTCGCGGGCGTCCCCGGCATCGCGGACTTGGTGTTGCCGCCCAAAGCAGAGATGCCCAAGTTCGATGTCAAGTCCGGCACGTCCATGTCGTGCCCGCACCTCGCCGGGGTCGCCGCGCTAATGAAGAACGCGCACCCGACGTGGTCGCCCGCCGCCATCAAGTCGGCGCTGATGACGACCACGGAAACCACCGATAACGAGAAGAAACCGTTCCTCGACGTGGACGGCACGCAGGCGACGTACTTCGCCACGGGCGCCGGGCACGTGAACCCGAAGAAAGCCATGGACCCGGGGCTCGTGTACAACCTGTCGGCGTCGGACTACGTCCCGTACCTGTGCGGGCTCAACTACACGGACCAGCAGGTGAACTCGATCATCCACCCGGAGCCGGCGGTGGACTGCACCAAGATAACAAAGATCGCCGAGAAGGACCTCAACTACCCGTCAATCACCATCATCGTCGACAAGGCGGACACCGTCGTGAACGCCACCCGCGCGGTGACAAACGTCGGCGTGGCAAGCTCGACGTACGAGATGGAGGTTGAGGCGCCGAAATCGGTGACGGTGGAAGTGACGCCGACGAAGCTGGAGTTCAAGGAGCTGGACGAGGTCTTGAACTACACGGTCTCCGTCAAGGCCAAGGCCGTGCCGGAAGGCGCCATCGAAGGGCAGCTCAAGTGGGTCTCCAGCAAGCACATCGTGCGAAGCCCGATCCTATTGCCCGGcgacggggaggaggaggccacGTCGGGAGCTGAGGGGCCTTCAGCTCATGTTAGTTCTTTGCTCGAGTGA